A genomic region of Anaerolineales bacterium contains the following coding sequences:
- a CDS encoding site-specific DNA-methyltransferase produces MSRAKLALQARVVHGDNLAVLRGLPDGCVDLIYIDPPFNTGKLQARTQLRTDRDAHGDRTGFGGRRYSTTRLARRAFADAFDDYLEFLAPRLQEAYRVLAPQGSFYFHVDYREVHYCKLLLDEIFGRANFLNEIIWAYDYGGRAKNRWPAKHDNILLYVKDRKHYTFNTEAIERIPYMAPALAGEAKAARGKLPTDTWWHTIVSPTGKEKTGYPTQKPLGILRRILSASSNPADLVLDFFAGSGTTGAAALELGRRFLLVDSNAEAIEVMRNRFKGKDVEFIQSQ; encoded by the coding sequence ATGTCGCGCGCCAAGCTGGCCCTTCAAGCCCGCGTGGTTCATGGCGATAACCTGGCCGTGCTGCGCGGCCTGCCGGATGGCTGCGTGGATTTGATCTACATCGATCCGCCCTTCAACACTGGCAAGTTGCAGGCGCGCACGCAACTGCGCACCGATCGCGATGCGCATGGCGATCGCACCGGCTTTGGCGGGCGGCGCTACAGCACCACGCGCCTGGCGCGCCGCGCCTTCGCCGATGCCTTCGACGATTATCTGGAATTCCTGGCGCCGCGTTTGCAAGAGGCCTATCGCGTCCTGGCGCCGCAGGGCAGTTTTTACTTCCATGTTGATTATCGCGAGGTGCACTACTGCAAGCTCTTGTTGGATGAGATCTTTGGCCGGGCGAATTTTCTCAACGAGATCATCTGGGCCTATGATTACGGCGGGCGCGCCAAGAACCGTTGGCCCGCCAAACACGATAACATCTTGCTGTATGTGAAGGATCGCAAGCACTACACCTTCAATACCGAAGCGATCGAGCGCATCCCCTACATGGCGCCGGCCCTGGCGGGCGAAGCCAAAGCCGCCCGCGGCAAGCTGCCCACGGATACCTGGTGGCACACCATCGTCAGCCCGACCGGCAAAGAGAAGACCGGCTATCCGACGCAAAAGCCGCTGGGCATCCTGCGCCGCATCCTCAGCGCTTCCTCCAACCCCGCTGACCTGGTGCTCGATTTCTTTGCCGGCAGCGGCACCACCGGCGCCGCTGCGCTGGAGCTTGGCCGCCGTTTCCTGCTGGTGGATAGCAATGCCGAAGCGATTGAGGTGATGCGCAACCGCTTCAAAGGAAAGGATGTTGAATTTATTCAAAGTCAGTAA
- a CDS encoding 50S ribosomal protein L25 has translation MERVTLKASRRDLVGKKVSKLRREGKLPAVLYGRHVEKPIAITLDRGEASKVMRRINYSTLVQIDLDGEEHNALVRDFQVDAILRELTHVDLLAVSLSETVRAEVRVVLEGKAPVVSNLGGLLVNGLEYVEVEALPQDLPDNFTVDVSSLENFGDGIFVRDLVVPANVTVLSDGDELLVVASAPVAEAESTNGQQGGEAAAPAADGDKK, from the coding sequence ATGGAACGGGTAACCCTTAAAGCTTCACGCCGTGACCTGGTAGGCAAGAAGGTCTCCAAACTGCGCCGTGAAGGCAAGCTGCCGGCCGTGCTGTATGGCCGCCATGTAGAAAAGCCAATTGCGATCACGCTGGATCGCGGTGAAGCCTCGAAAGTGATGCGCCGCATCAACTACTCCACCTTGGTGCAGATTGACCTGGATGGTGAGGAGCATAACGCCCTGGTGCGTGATTTCCAGGTCGATGCGATCTTGCGCGAGCTGACCCATGTGGACTTGCTGGCCGTCTCGCTGAGCGAAACTGTGCGTGCGGAAGTGCGCGTGGTGCTGGAAGGCAAGGCCCCGGTGGTCTCCAACCTTGGTGGTCTGCTGGTCAACGGCCTCGAGTACGTTGAGGTGGAAGCGCTGCCACAAGACCTGCCGGATAACTTCACTGTCGATGTATCCAGCCTGGAGAACTTCGGTGATGGCATCTTCGTGCGCGATCTCGTGGTGCCGGCCAACGTCACCGTGTTGAGCGATGGCGACGAGTTGCTGGTAGTGGCCTCCGCCCCGGTGGCCGAAGCCGAAAGCACCAACGGCCAGCAGGGCGGCGAAGCTGCTGCCCCCGCCGCCGACGGCGACAAGAAGTAG
- a CDS encoding TIGR00266 family protein — protein MANEIAYKIYGDDLQLLEIELDPSEAVRGEAGTMAYMEPGIDMQTGVGGLFRGLKRMFTGESFFISTFSNVSAAVSHVAFAAPYPGSILPINLGAEGGKFICQKDSFLCADSSVEIEVEFTRRMGAGLFGGEGFILQRLEGNGMAWVHAGGTLIEKTLAVGETLRVDTGCLVAFAPTVDYNIKMMKGVRNALFAGEGLFLTQLTGPGKVYLQSLPLSRLAGRIIAANTRARVKRNGGVLADLFTTFMGGN, from the coding sequence ATGGCAAATGAGATTGCGTACAAGATCTATGGTGACGATTTGCAGTTGCTCGAGATCGAGCTGGACCCAAGCGAGGCGGTGCGCGGCGAAGCCGGCACCATGGCCTATATGGAACCCGGTATCGATATGCAGACCGGCGTGGGTGGCCTGTTCAGAGGCCTCAAGCGTATGTTCACCGGCGAGAGCTTCTTCATCTCCACGTTTAGCAATGTCAGCGCGGCCGTTTCGCATGTCGCCTTCGCCGCACCGTACCCGGGCAGCATCCTGCCGATCAACCTGGGCGCTGAAGGCGGCAAGTTCATCTGCCAGAAGGATTCGTTCCTGTGCGCCGACAGCAGCGTCGAGATCGAGGTCGAATTCACCCGGCGCATGGGCGCCGGCCTCTTCGGCGGTGAGGGTTTTATCCTCCAGCGCCTTGAAGGTAACGGCATGGCCTGGGTGCACGCCGGCGGCACGCTCATCGAAAAGACTCTGGCGGTGGGCGAGACCCTGCGGGTGGATACCGGCTGCCTGGTGGCCTTTGCGCCCACGGTGGATTACAACATCAAGATGATGAAGGGTGTGCGCAACGCCTTGTTCGCTGGCGAAGGCCTGTTTCTGACCCAGCTTACCGGCCCCGGCAAGGTGTACCTGCAGAGCCTGCCGCTCTCGCGACTGGCGGGCCGCATCATCGCCGCCAACACCCGCGCCCGCGTCAAGCGCAACGGTGGCGTGCTGGCCGACTTGTTCACCACCTTCATGGGCGGCAACTAG
- the tal gene encoding transaldolase: protein MTTTPQKLYALGQSLWYDNIERRLLENGELAAMIARGDIYGVTSNPSIFNNAIGKSRDYDGQLAELARAGHTTAEIYDALTVADIQAACDLFRSLYDSTRGGDGYVSIEVHPDLAADTQATAAEAQRLWALVDRPNLMVKIPATQAGIAAIQSSIAHGININITLIFSRQRYAQVIEAYIAGLEERIANNLPIAQIASVASFFVSRIDSKVDAWLDALAEQGGENAARAQALKGKVAVANAKLAYQLFKESFATPRFAAIAQKGGRVQRPLWASTSTKNPAYPDLLYVDTLVGKDTVNTVPPATLEAVKDHGATQLSIEAELAEAQAQLDELAALGLSLDKATDEVEHEGVAAFSKAIADLFTTIEQRAVEFR, encoded by the coding sequence ATGACCACAACCCCTCAAAAACTCTATGCCCTGGGCCAGTCCCTGTGGTATGACAACATCGAACGCCGTTTGCTCGAGAATGGCGAGCTGGCGGCAATGATCGCGCGTGGCGATATCTACGGTGTCACCTCTAACCCGAGCATTTTCAACAATGCCATCGGCAAATCCAGGGATTATGACGGCCAACTGGCCGAGCTGGCCCGCGCCGGCCACACCACCGCTGAAATTTACGATGCGCTCACCGTGGCTGACATCCAGGCGGCCTGTGATCTGTTCCGCTCCCTGTATGACAGCACGCGCGGCGGCGATGGCTATGTGAGCATTGAGGTGCATCCGGACCTGGCCGCTGACACGCAGGCCACCGCCGCCGAGGCGCAGCGCCTGTGGGCGCTGGTAGACCGGCCCAACCTGATGGTCAAGATCCCTGCCACCCAGGCGGGCATCGCCGCCATCCAGTCCTCGATCGCCCACGGCATTAACATCAATATCACCCTGATCTTCTCGCGCCAGCGCTATGCGCAAGTGATCGAAGCGTACATCGCCGGTTTGGAAGAGCGCATTGCCAACAACCTGCCCATCGCGCAGATCGCCTCGGTGGCTTCGTTTTTTGTTTCGCGCATTGACAGCAAGGTGGATGCCTGGCTGGATGCGCTGGCTGAGCAGGGCGGCGAAAACGCCGCCAGGGCGCAGGCGCTCAAGGGCAAGGTGGCTGTGGCCAATGCCAAGCTGGCCTATCAGCTCTTCAAAGAGAGCTTCGCCACGCCGCGCTTTGCCGCCATCGCCCAGAAGGGCGGCCGCGTGCAGCGCCCGCTGTGGGCTTCCACCAGCACCAAGAACCCCGCCTATCCGGATCTTTTGTATGTGGATACCCTGGTGGGTAAAGACACGGTGAACACGGTGCCGCCTGCCACGCTGGAGGCGGTCAAGGATCACGGCGCCACCCAACTGAGCATCGAAGCAGAGCTGGCCGAGGCGCAGGCCCAACTGGACGAGCTGGCCGCCCTGGGCCTCTCGCTGGACAAAGCCACCGATGAAGTTGAGCACGAAGGTGTGGCCGCGTTCAGTAAGGCGATTGCCGATCTGTTTACTACGATCGAACAGCGCGCGGTTGAGTTTCGCTAA
- a CDS encoding enoyl-CoA hydratase/isomerase family protein, with the protein MSGIEFVVDTASIATLTVNRPQVRNGLDWAAMRAFAAAVDAAAAMPQLRALIVTGAGATFVSGGDLRALAPYTKRRDGMRLATIMGKALGKLRGLHCPTIAAINGPARGGGAEIAVACDQRVMAEDADIGFVHARLGITTAWGGARYLLQLVGYPTALELLSTARVLSAAEARRIGLVGQVCPPGGALPAAQTLAAEMAQHPRQAVQAAKRLLRFAVASPLVARHAERRLFSFLWDSEFRRQAVERFLNRSK; encoded by the coding sequence ATGAGCGGAATTGAATTCGTAGTCGACACAGCATCGATCGCCACGCTGACGGTCAACCGGCCGCAGGTGCGCAACGGCCTGGACTGGGCAGCGATGCGCGCCTTTGCCGCCGCGGTAGATGCCGCCGCGGCCATGCCGCAGCTGCGCGCCCTGATCGTCACCGGCGCGGGGGCCACCTTTGTCTCCGGCGGCGATCTGCGCGCCCTGGCGCCATACACCAAGCGCCGCGACGGGATGCGCCTGGCCACCATCATGGGCAAGGCGCTGGGCAAGCTGCGCGGGCTGCATTGCCCTACTATCGCCGCGATCAACGGGCCGGCACGCGGCGGCGGGGCGGAGATCGCCGTAGCCTGTGACCAGCGCGTGATGGCCGAGGATGCCGATATTGGCTTCGTGCATGCCCGTCTGGGTATCACCACCGCCTGGGGCGGGGCGCGTTATCTATTACAACTCGTCGGGTATCCAACCGCGCTGGAGCTGCTCAGCACGGCGCGCGTACTGAGCGCGGCGGAAGCGCGCCGCATCGGCCTGGTGGGGCAGGTGTGCCCGCCCGGCGGCGCACTGCCCGCGGCGCAGACCCTGGCGGCGGAGATGGCGCAGCACCCACGCCAAGCAGTGCAGGCGGCGAAGCGCCTGCTGCGCTTCGCCGTTGCCAGCCCGCTAGTGGCGCGCCACGCCGAGCGGCGACTGTTCTCGTTCTTGTGGGACAGCGAGTTTCGCCGCCAAGCCGTAGAGCGATTTTTGAATCGCAGCAAGTAA
- a CDS encoding radical SAM protein, translating into MSLLERLGLRGGERAKPLEPGLFSYTSPPSHPTHYRLHLRIEPDGEGLLVVNASTVLHLNQTATEMAWHFIRLTPPEQVAQQVSKRYRIKAQQAENDYREFAQTIQTLIETPDLDPITYLDLERAVPYENLSAPYRLDIALTYRLPAGAPAEAAPTKRVDRELSTEEWKQVIDKAYAAGIPHVTFTGGEPTLRDDLASLLEHAEERGLVSGLITDGHKLADTRYLKTLLDAGLDHAMIVLQPSGTQTWDSLASFAYWREVLNDDIFIAAHLTLTPDNVGQANALIDKLSGSGIRALSLSASDPALNAVLQTARDHAGALNLPLVWDLPVPYSALNPVALELTDGASPAPQGAGSAWLYVEPDGDVLPGQGIQRVLGNFAKDAWDAIWSTASN; encoded by the coding sequence ATGAGCTTACTTGAGCGATTGGGATTGCGCGGCGGCGAACGGGCCAAACCACTGGAGCCGGGCCTGTTCTCCTACACCTCGCCCCCCAGCCACCCCACCCATTACCGTTTGCACCTGCGCATTGAGCCGGATGGCGAGGGTTTGCTGGTGGTCAATGCCAGCACGGTGCTGCACCTCAACCAAACCGCCACGGAAATGGCCTGGCACTTTATTCGCCTCACCCCGCCGGAGCAGGTAGCCCAGCAAGTATCCAAACGCTATCGCATCAAGGCGCAGCAAGCCGAAAATGATTACCGCGAGTTTGCCCAAACGATCCAGACCTTGATCGAAACGCCAGATCTGGACCCGATCACCTACCTTGACCTTGAGCGCGCCGTGCCGTATGAGAACCTCAGCGCGCCGTATCGCCTGGACATCGCCCTCACCTATCGCCTGCCCGCCGGGGCGCCGGCGGAAGCCGCCCCCACCAAGCGCGTAGACCGCGAGCTGAGCACCGAAGAGTGGAAGCAAGTGATCGACAAGGCGTACGCAGCCGGCATCCCGCATGTGACCTTTACCGGCGGCGAGCCCACCCTGCGCGACGATCTGGCCAGCTTGTTGGAGCACGCCGAGGAGCGCGGCCTGGTGAGCGGTCTGATCACCGATGGCCACAAGCTGGCCGACACGCGCTACCTGAAGACCCTGCTGGACGCGGGGCTAGACCATGCCATGATCGTGCTGCAACCCAGCGGCACGCAAACCTGGGATTCGCTGGCCAGCTTTGCCTACTGGCGCGAGGTGCTCAACGATGACATCTTCATCGCCGCACACCTGACGCTGACGCCGGACAATGTGGGCCAAGCCAACGCCCTGATCGACAAGCTCTCCGGCAGCGGCATCCGCGCCCTGTCGTTGAGCGCCAGTGACCCGGCGCTCAACGCAGTGCTGCAAACCGCCCGTGACCATGCCGGCGCGCTGAACCTGCCGCTGGTGTGGGATTTGCCGGTGCCTTATTCGGCGCTCAACCCGGTGGCGCTGGAGCTCACAGACGGCGCCAGCCCGGCGCCCCAGGGCGCAGGGAGTGCTTGGTTGTATGTGGAGCCTGATGGCGATGTGCTGCCTGGCCAAGGTATCCAGCGCGTGCTGGGCAATTTTGCGAAGGATGCCTGGGACGCGATCTGGAGCACAGCCAGCAACTAA
- the tkt gene encoding transketolase codes for MDTSKDLQQRAINTIRFLSADAIQKANSGHPGLPMGAAAMAYALWARHLRHNPQDPAWGNRDRFVLSGGHGSMLLYSLLHLTGYPLTLEDIQQFRQWESKTPGHPEYWVTPGVETSTGPLGQGFANAVGMAIGQQHLAARFNRPGHTIFDYFTYAIVTDGDLMEGITSEAASLAGHLQLSKLIFLYDDNNISIDGSTQLAFTENVPERFAAYGWQVLQVADGNDVDAVDAALRAAQAESQRPSIICVKTVIGFGMPKRQGTAKAHGEPPGDEELNAAKQALGWPLEPRFLIPGEVLEHFRSAVEQGAAHQAAWQAMLTAYQAAYPQEHAELQRILAGELPAGWEQGLPEFPADAKGMATRVSSGKVINAIAGQLPDLLGGSADLHPSTKTFIDSAPDFQPSTPQGRSIHYGIREHAMGGIVNGLSVTPGIIPFGATFLVFSDYMRPSMRLSALSPYPSIWVFTHDSVGVGEDGPTHQPVEHLAALRAIPNLRVIRPADANEVREAWIAAIRDRKNPTTLIFSRQDLPTLDRRRGGEFAAASGLHKGAYVLAQWGKKAKPDIILMASGSEVALIVEAGRKLAKDGVTVRLVSFPSWELFAAQSKSYREKVLPPEVKARLSVEAGVAQGWQQWASAHVSLERFGASAPGEEAMHKLGFSVANVLKRARALLPKTKKR; via the coding sequence ATGGATACCTCCAAAGACCTTCAACAACGTGCGATCAATACCATTCGCTTTCTCTCGGCGGATGCGATTCAAAAGGCCAATTCCGGGCACCCCGGCCTGCCGATGGGGGCGGCAGCGATGGCCTATGCTTTGTGGGCGCGCCATCTGCGCCACAACCCGCAGGACCCTGCCTGGGGCAATCGAGACCGCTTTGTGCTCTCCGGCGGGCATGGCTCCATGCTGCTCTACTCGCTGCTGCACCTCACTGGCTACCCGCTTACACTCGAAGATATCCAGCAATTCCGCCAATGGGAGAGCAAGACCCCCGGCCACCCTGAATACTGGGTCACCCCTGGCGTAGAAACCAGCACCGGCCCGCTGGGGCAGGGCTTTGCCAATGCAGTTGGCATGGCCATCGGCCAGCAGCACCTGGCGGCGCGCTTTAACCGCCCCGGGCACACCATCTTCGATTACTTTACCTATGCGATTGTTACCGATGGCGATCTGATGGAGGGCATCACCTCCGAGGCCGCCTCGCTGGCCGGCCATCTTCAACTCAGCAAGCTGATCTTCCTGTATGACGATAACAATATCTCGATCGATGGCAGCACGCAGCTCGCCTTCACCGAGAACGTGCCCGAGCGCTTCGCGGCCTATGGCTGGCAGGTGCTGCAGGTGGCCGATGGCAACGATGTAGACGCGGTGGATGCCGCGCTACGCGCCGCCCAGGCCGAGAGCCAGCGCCCTTCGATCATTTGCGTCAAAACCGTGATCGGCTTCGGCATGCCCAAGCGCCAAGGCACCGCCAAGGCGCACGGCGAGCCGCCCGGCGACGAGGAGCTCAACGCCGCCAAGCAGGCCCTCGGTTGGCCGCTTGAGCCGCGCTTCCTCATCCCCGGCGAGGTGCTCGAGCACTTCCGCAGCGCGGTGGAGCAGGGCGCGGCGCACCAGGCGGCTTGGCAGGCCATGCTTACGGCGTACCAGGCCGCCTACCCGCAGGAACACGCCGAGTTGCAGCGCATCCTGGCGGGCGAGCTGCCCGCCGGCTGGGAGCAAGGCCTGCCGGAGTTTCCGGCAGATGCCAAGGGCATGGCCACGCGGGTGTCCTCCGGCAAGGTGATCAACGCCATCGCCGGCCAACTGCCCGATCTGCTGGGTGGCTCCGCCGATTTGCATCCTTCCACCAAAACCTTCATTGACTCGGCGCCAGATTTTCAGCCCAGCACGCCGCAGGGCCGTAGTATTCACTACGGCATTCGCGAGCATGCCATGGGCGGTATCGTCAACGGCCTGAGCGTGACGCCGGGCATCATTCCCTTTGGCGCTACGTTCTTAGTATTCTCGGATTACATGCGTCCCTCGATGCGTCTCTCGGCGCTCTCGCCGTATCCCAGCATTTGGGTCTTCACGCATGACAGCGTCGGCGTAGGCGAAGACGGGCCGACCCACCAGCCGGTTGAGCATCTGGCCGCGCTGCGCGCCATCCCCAATCTGCGCGTCATCCGCCCGGCGGATGCCAACGAAGTGCGCGAAGCCTGGATCGCCGCCATCCGCGATCGCAAGAATCCCACCACGCTGATCTTCTCGCGCCAGGATCTGCCCACCCTGGATCGCCGCCGTGGTGGCGAGTTCGCCGCCGCCAGCGGGCTGCACAAGGGCGCCTATGTGCTGGCGCAGTGGGGCAAGAAGGCCAAGCCGGATATCATCCTGATGGCCTCCGGCTCTGAAGTGGCGCTGATCGTTGAAGCCGGCCGCAAGCTGGCCAAGGATGGCGTTACCGTGCGCCTAGTGTCCTTCCCCAGTTGGGAGCTGTTTGCAGCCCAGTCCAAGAGCTACCGCGAGAAGGTGCTGCCGCCCGAAGTGAAGGCGCGCCTCTCGGTGGAGGCGGGCGTGGCGCAGGGCTGGCAGCAGTGGGCCAGCGCGCACGTCAGCCTGGAGCGCTTCGGGGCCTCGGCCCCCGGCGAGGAAGCCATGCACAAGCTGGGCTTCAGCGTTGCCAACGTGCTCAAGCGCGCCCGCGCCTTGCTGCCCAAAACCAAGAAGCGTTAG
- a CDS encoding peptidase E: protein MPQIIAVGSGYHAIGRRGSHLERYLLAATRTRRPRLCYLPTAAGDPPAHIRRVARIFSALGARVTHLNLLEPNTADVAKLLLAQDLIWVGGGNTRNMLALWRAWDVDAALHKAYQRGTVLAGGSAGAICWFEYGITDSVPGRLQPMECLGWLPGSCCPHYDSEPKRRPSYRKQLLAGLPAGLALDDFAAAHYIDGQLAKVLSFAPGAQAYQVSVAAGRVQEQVLLAQPLP, encoded by the coding sequence ATGCCCCAGATCATTGCCGTTGGCTCCGGGTATCACGCCATTGGGCGGCGTGGTAGCCATTTGGAGCGTTACCTGCTGGCGGCCACGCGCACGCGCCGGCCGCGGCTGTGCTACCTGCCCACCGCCGCCGGTGACCCGCCTGCCCATATTCGCCGGGTTGCGCGCATCTTCAGCGCCCTCGGCGCACGCGTCACGCACCTCAATTTATTGGAGCCCAATACCGCTGATGTAGCCAAGCTCTTGCTGGCTCAGGATCTGATCTGGGTGGGCGGCGGCAACACGCGCAACATGCTGGCGCTGTGGCGCGCCTGGGACGTGGACGCCGCCCTGCACAAAGCCTACCAACGTGGCACTGTATTAGCCGGCGGCAGCGCCGGGGCGATCTGCTGGTTCGAGTATGGCATCACCGATTCGGTACCCGGCCGCCTGCAGCCGATGGAGTGCCTGGGTTGGCTGCCCGGCAGTTGCTGCCCGCATTATGACAGCGAGCCTAAGCGCCGCCCCAGCTACCGCAAACAATTGCTCGCTGGGCTGCCGGCAGGCCTGGCGCTGGATGATTTCGCCGCGGCGCACTACATAGATGGCCAGTTGGCCAAGGTGCTGAGCTTCGCGCCCGGGGCGCAGGCCTATCAAGTCAGCGTGGCGGCTGGCCGCGTGCAAGAGCAGGTGCTGCTCGCGCAGCCACTACCCTAG